ACCGACGAGGTGGGCGACGATCGGCACGTGCAGGAAGGAAAGGCCGGCGCCGATGAGGGCGCTGACGACGGTGCCGCCGCTGAAGGCGGCGTGGAAGTGGGGCATGATCGCGCGCCGCAGCGCTCGTTCGACGGCCGCTCCCTCGAGGTTCATGCCGACGTCGAAGATGCCGGTGCCGATACCGACGAGGAAGAGGCCCGCCATGACGGCGGCCCGGTTGTGCAGCGCGTCGACGCCGAGACCGAGCCCGACGAAGCCGACGGCCTGCACCGCGGCCGCGCCGAGAAGCGTGCGGGCCGCGCCGAAGCGGTGCACGAGCCCGCCCGAGAGGGGCAGCCCGAGCACCGAGCCGGCCGAGGCGGCCAGCAGCGTGAGACCCAGCTCGCCGGCCGAGAGACCCAGCTGGAACTTGACGTCGGGCACGCGTGACGCGAAGGCCGCGAAGGCCGCGCCGTTGACGGCGAAGGCGACGAACACCGCCGTGCGGGCGGTGCGCACCTGCGCGCTCGGCGAGGTGGGGGTGGGGCTGGACATGCGCGAACCTCGGGATGGGAGTGCGGGGCGGGCGGGTCGGGCGGGTCGTCTGACGACGGCCGGACGGTCGTGGTGCGGGGCGGCAGGTGACGCCGGACGCCGCACGACTGGCGTCAAGCGTAGCGCTCGAATCGTTTCGGTTCGAATCGTTTCGATACACTCGCCCCATGCCCACCCGCGGTCGACCCCGACCCACCCGGCCCACCCTGCGCGACGTCGCCGACGCCGCCGGTGTGTCGGTCTCGACGGCTTCCCTCGCCTTCAGCGGCAAGGGCCCGGTGGCGACCGCGACGGCCGAGCGCGTCCGGGCGGCGGCCGGCTCGCTCGGCTTCACCGGCCCCAACCCGCTCGCCGCCTCGCTGCGGCAGGGACGCTCCGGCGTGGTGGCCGTGCTCGTCGAGGGCCGACTGCGCACCGCCTTCCGTGACCCCTTCGCCATCGCCGTGCTCGACGGCCTGGCCGAGGCCCTCGAGGAGCTGCCGGCGGGCATGCTGCTCGTGGGCCAGCCCACCGACGAGGGCGCCTCGGTCGTCCCCCGTCTCGCACCCCTCGCCCTCGACGCCGTCGTCTTCTCGCTCTGCGGGCCGGGCGAGAACCCGGCGGTCGAGCACCTCGCGGCCCGCGGGGTGCCCATGTTCAGCACGGGCGTGCCGGGCGACCGCCGGGTCACCCAGGTGCGCATCGACGAGCGAGCCGCCGGCGTGCTCGTCGCGCAGCACGTCCACGACCTCGGCCACCGCCGCGTCGCCCACGTCGCGCTGCCGATGCACCCGTCGAGCACGGCCGGGCCGGTGCTCGACGCGGAGGCGACGCCCGACCAGGTCACGGTGCCGTCGGTCGGTCGCCTGCTCGGCTACCGCGACGTCTTCGGCCCCGACGCTCCCGCGGTGCAGACCGGCGACGGCTCGTCGTTCGAGGGCGGCCGCCTGGCCGGTCGGGCGCTGCTCGACGTCCCGCCCGGACGGCGCCCCACCGCCGTGGTCGCACAGTCGGACGTCATCGCCGCCGGGGTCATCGTCGCGGCGGAGGAGCTCGGCCTGCGCGTGCCCGACGACCTCAGCGTCACCGGGTTCGACGGCGTCGAGCTGCCGTGGCTCCCCCACCGCATCACGACCGTCGACCAGCAGGGTCGCGAGAAGGGCCGACGGCTCGGCGAGCTCGTGCGACGACGACTGACCGGGTCACGGCCGCGGTCGGTCACGC
This is a stretch of genomic DNA from Terracoccus luteus. It encodes these proteins:
- a CDS encoding LacI family DNA-binding transcriptional regulator; this encodes MPTRGRPRPTRPTLRDVADAAGVSVSTASLAFSGKGPVATATAERVRAAAGSLGFTGPNPLAASLRQGRSGVVAVLVEGRLRTAFRDPFAIAVLDGLAEALEELPAGMLLVGQPTDEGASVVPRLAPLALDAVVFSLCGPGENPAVEHLAARGVPMFSTGVPGDRRVTQVRIDERAAGVLVAQHVHDLGHRRVAHVALPMHPSSTAGPVLDAEATPDQVTVPSVGRLLGYRDVFGPDAPAVQTGDGSSFEGGRLAGRALLDVPPGRRPTAVVAQSDVIAAGVIVAAEELGLRVPDDLSVTGFDGVELPWLPHRITTVDQQGREKGRRLGELVRRRLTGSRPRSVTQPVSLRPGTTTAPPP